AACGGGCTGACGAGCTTGCCGATTTGGTCGACGTACGAGAGCAGCAGATCGCAGAATTAGGAGTTGATTTTGAATGGTTTACACACCTCTATTCAACAGCCTCGGCCTTGCGAGAGGTGGTAGAAGGAGCTTCTGTTGCTGCCGCAGGGGCAGAAGATGAGCGACGGCCTCAGTTTGCAACGATGCTGGATATCATTGCATCTGAGAAAGATATTCTATTTGGAATGAATGCCGATCGATGGAATTTCGCTGTGTATATTTTTTCAGTGAATGATGGGCTTTTGAAATGCGTCGCATGCCGTAGACCGATACGCGCGGAAGAAGACGCCCCCCACCGGTCTTGGAAACCCGGCGAAGGGCACGTTGGAATAGCTTTTCAGACGCAGCGCGAAATTGTCGCCAGCGACACGTCAGAGCCCGAGGCGAGGGCTCTATTCGATGGTCCAGACCCGAGTCGAAGAGAGGAGGACCGCGCACGATATCGGTCAATTGCATCCATTCCGATCAAAGTCGCCGGCGCCGATGCCGTTGGTGTTGTCGTCGCTACAAGCGATGTTGCGGGCAGATTTTGGATTCGACAACGAGAGGACGAAACAGCTCGCGATCCGGTGGAGCCATTAAGAAATCTCGCAAACGCCCTTGCTATGGTCATAAAAATTACCGATCTTCAAACTGACGAACAGAGGCGATCGAGTCATGAATGAGCCGTTAACCCAAAATTGGCCAAAGCCTGACTTGGAGACCCTTGACCGAGAAATCGGGAATCGGATGCGCCGTCTCGCGGGGGGGCATGCCAGCGCGCAAGATGTAAGTGAAGCGAGCAAGCTAATTCGCGACCGTGCCGATTTCATGATGCCCGGAATTTTCCGGCGTCTGAGCTTACGCCCTCTTAAGAACAAGGCCAGCTGAAAACGCCCCGCCTGTTCATCCGAGGTCGGGGCGTCTCCGTTGCTTCGGCACCCTAATCGCCGAGACTTGCGCGATCACGGATGCCGCGTCGAGGACGTAGATCACGACGCACGAGCGAGGCGACGCCCAGGGATGGGCCACGCCATCGCCAAGGAGATCGTCGACAGTCACGGCGCCCACATCGCCGGCACGGATCTCCGGGCGGCGGAGCGACCTTCACCATCGCCTTCCCAGCCGCAGTCCACCCTCGACCAGTCGCGAGAGCGAGTCGAACGATAGAATCGACGCCTCCGGAGCCGGCCGCGTGGTCACCTGATCTGCAAGCTCTGCTCGATCGACGTCAGCTTCTCGGGCAGGCCGGCGACCGTATCCGCGAGCGCCGCGGCGAGCAGGCTCTCAGCCACGTCGTGCTTGCATTCGTCGAGCAGATTGTCGAGCGCGACATAGGAATCGTCGATGATCGGCCGCGCCAGGGCGGAGGCCGCCTGCTCCGAGACATTGCGCGCTATGTGGTCGAAACGCGCCCGCGTCGGCTCCGGCAGCATGGAGAGAACCGCGCGCTCATAGGCCCCGTCGAACATATCGCGCAAAGAGAGAAGAGCGCGAGTCAGGCGATAGAGCTCGATGACCTCGAGACTGGCGGAGCTCGGCAATAATTTCTCCATGTCATAATCTCTTTTCGTCGCTATGGACTGAGCGAGCAAGACTTGAACGCGGCAGCCCGCGGTTGTCAAGCGGCGCGGTCCGTTCAGCTTATTTCGATAAGATTGACGTTACCGAGCGTTTGATTTCGTCTCTCGCCGTCGGCGGGCGCGCCGCTCGCGTCGATGGCCCTGGACCATTCGCGCCCTATCTGCCGCCTCGCCGCCAATAGGTCCGGAGACCGTGTGGACACCGATTATCTCGTCTCAGCCTTCGTCACTTTGCTCGTCGTCGTCGAGCCGCTCGGCCTCGCGCCGGTGTTCGTCTCCGCGACCTCGGGTCTGGACGCCGCGACGCAGCGCGCCATCGCCTTTCGCGCATCGGTCTATGCGCTGGCCATTCTGGCCGGCTCCGCGCTCGTCGGACAGCGGCTGCTCGCCGCCATGGGCATCTCCCTGCCCGCCTTCCGCATCGCCGGCGGCCTCCTTCTGTTCTCCATCGGCTCGGAAATGGTGTTCGGCGTGCGGCTGCAGCGCGACTCGCGGGCCGCAGAGAAAGCGCTGGCCGAGCATGTCCACAATATCGCCGCCTATCCGCTCGCAATTCCCTTGATGGCCGGCCCCGGCGCGATCACCGCCACCGTGCTGCTCGCCGGCGACGCCCACGGAAATGTCGCGCTGCTGGCGAGCCTGATCGGCGTCGTCGCCGCGATCATGGCGATCTGCGTCATCTTCTGCCTGATCGCCGGCCGCGTGGCGCAATTCTTCGGCACCGCGGCCAATCTGGTGCTGACGCGCCTGCTCGGCGTGCTGCTCGCCGCTCTCGCTGTGCAATTCGTGGCCGACGGCGCCGGCGCCCTGCTGGCCAAATGAGTCAAAAAGAAAGGCGTCCCGCATGCGGGACGCCTCGAGACTGCCGGGGTCGGCCGATCAGGCGGCGCGCGCCTCGACGGTCTGCGTCGGGACGCCGCCGCCGATCTCGATCCGCCGGGGCTTCTGCGCCTCGGGAATCTGACGCAGCAGGTCGACGTGCAGAAGGCCGTTGGCGAGGCTCGCGCCCGTCACGACCATATGGTCGGCGAGCTGGAAACGCCGCTCGAACGCCCGCGCGGCGATGCCCTGATGCAGGACCTCGCGCTTGACGCCGGCCGGCTCGGGATGCTCTTTCGCGCCCTTGATGGTGAGCGTGCTCTCGCGCGTCTCGATCGAGAGGTCCTCGCGCGCGAAGCCGGCCACCGCCAGAGTCACGCGATACTCGTTCTCGCTGGTGCGCTCGATATTATAGGGGGGATAGGCGGAGGCGGCGGCGTCCTGCGTCCCGGCCTGATCGAGCAGGGAAAAGAGACGGTCGAAGCCGACGGTCGAGCGGTAGAGCGGCGAAAGATCGAAGTGACGCATCACATAGTCCTCCATTGGAAGCGACATGTTCAGGCGCGAAACGGGACCATGATCCCCGCTCGCGCCGGGGATGAGCGCGTCCGTATCGGCCCGCGCTGGGTCTGATGTGGGAGGCCTTTCCACGTCGCGCAAGGGGCGCCGGAGGCGGCGACGCAGCTGTCGCATTTTTGTGACGGCGCCGGGAATTTTGCTCCGGCGCGCAACCGCGGGCGTTGACGAGCAAATCCCCCCGGCCCTAGTTTGCCGGAATGGCGACGTCCCTGTCAGGCGGATGGTTCTCCCGGCGCGCGCTGCTCGCGGCGATCGGCCTCCTTCTGCTCGGGCTGCAGCTGCTGGCGGCGGCTCCGACGACGCGTCATGCCGGCTTCGCCGCGGATGGCGCCGCTCTCTCGAAGCTCTGCGAGCCCCACGCCGACGAGCGGACGCCCGCCCCCGCGCGCGACGATCACGCGCCCTGCTGTCTCTATTGCGCCGCCGGCCGCGACGGGCCGCCCCTACTCCTCCCCGATCTCGGCGACCCAAAGACGCATCCCGCCCCGACGCCCTTTTTCCGATTCGCCTATGACGGCGAGACGGGGTTGCGCGGCCGGCCGATCGGCTGGGCGAGCTCCTGGTCGTCGCGAGCGCCGCCGCTCGCCTGACGCCGCGCCTCGAGCGCGAAGACACGCCACCCTCGAGGAGCCCGGGCGACCGCCCGGCGGACGCCCGACGGATGTCGCCCCATGTCCGAAGCCAAATTCTTTTCGATCCGCGAGCTGTTTGCGCGCTCGCATCGCGACCTTCTGCGTCTGCTCGTGCGTCGCGTCGGCCCTTCCGACGCGCCCGATCTCCTGCAGGAGACGTTTTTGCGCGTGATGCATCGCGAGGCGGAGACGATCGTCGACCCGAGCGCCTATCTCCGCCGCACCGCCGTCAATCTGGCGATGGACTTCTCACGTCGCCGCCGGCTGGAGACGAAGCTCTTCGTCCCCGAGGACTCGGCGCCAGAGACGCCGGCGCCGGAGATCTCGGTCGAGCAATCGCTCGAGGCCGGCCATCGCGCCGAGCTGCTCGCGCAGGCGATCGCGACGCTGCCGCCCAAATGCCGGGAGGTCTTCGTCATGCGCATGCACGAGGAGCTGCCGCAGGACGAGATCGCCCGCCGTCTCGGCATCTCGCGCAATATGGTGGACCGTCATCTGCGCATCGCCATCCGGCGCTGCCGTCAGGCGGTGAGCTGAATTTTTCGCCGAGCCGACATCCCGGCCAGGCGGGCTCGATCGTCTGAGTAGAGTGACAAGCGTAGCGACCAACGGCCGAATGAACGAAGACGACGAGAAGAACGACGAGCCGGACGCCCATGACGCCGCCACCGCCTGGTGGGTGCGGCGCGACGCGGCGCCGCTCTCGCGCGAGGAGGAGCGCGCCTTCGCGGCTTGGCTCGCCGCCGACGCCGCCAATGCGAGCGCCTATGACGAGATCGTCGCCCTCTGCGGCGAGGTGCGCGCGCTGCGCCCACGCGCCGCGGCGTCGCGAGCCCCCCGGCGCCGGCGCATCGTCGCCGCGGCGGCGCTCGCCGCCTCGCTCGCTGGCGTCGCCGCCTTCGACCAGCTCGCGCTGGTTCTGCGCGCGGATGCGCGCACCGGCGTCGGCGAGACGCGTGTGATCCGGCTCGACGACGGCTCGCGCGTCACCTTGGCCGGCCGCTCGGCGGTCGCCTTTCATTATAGCGAGCGGCGGCGCGCGCTGACGCTGCTCGAGGGCGAGGCCTTTTTCGAGGCGGCGCCCGACGCCGCTCGCCCCTTCGTCGTCTCGGCGGCCGGAGCGAGCGTCACCGCGCTCGGCACCGCCTTCGACGTCGCGCTCGGCGCCGCGGGCGCGCAGGTGAGCGTCGCCGAGCACGCCGTCTCGGTGGAGAGCGGCGGCCGCGCGGTGCGCGTCGAAGAAGGGCGGCAGACGGCCTTCGCCGAGGGCGCGCCGGCGAGCGCCCCGTCTCCGACCCCCGTCGATGATCTCACCGCTTGGCGGCGCGGCCGGCTCATCTTCGTCGACCGGCCGCTCGGCGAGGTCGTCGACATTTTGGCGCGCTATCACCGCGGCTACGTCGTCATCGCCGGCGATGCGCTGCGACGGCTGCGCGTCACCGGCGTGTTCGACGCGAAGGATCCGATCGGCGCGCTGCGCGCAATCGAAGCCTCGCTCGATCTCGACGCCGTCCATCTCACCGATTATCTCGTGCTGCTGCGCCGATGAAACACAACGCCACATCACATGCACGCCGAGGTGCGACATTTTTTCTCGGCGCAGGCATACGATTTTTTTCGGCGCGCACATGCGGGTTTTCCACCTTCGCTCGTCTCGAATGGGAGAGGGACTGTTTCGTCCCGGCGACGAAAGTGGAGACTGACGAATGGCGCGGCGCAATTCACGTCCAGAGTATGGCGGCATGGGCGCGACGGCTCTCGCAACGGCGCTGAGCGCCTTCTTCTTCGGCGCGGACGCGCCGGCGGCGGCGCATGTCGCCATTCCCGCCGACGAGATGGCGGCGGCGGTGAAGTCTTATGAAATTCCCGCGGGCTCGGTGACGGCGGCGCTCAACCACCTCGCCGATTCCAATGGCGCGCAGCTCGTCTACAAGGCGCGGCTCACGCGCGATCTCGCGACGAAAGGCGTCATCGGTCATTACACTTTGGAGGAAGCGCTCGACCGGTTGCTCGCCGGCACTGGTCTGCGCTATCGCCTCGACCGCAAGGGCGCCAGCGTCGCCATCGTGCTCGCGCAGAATGACACGATCGTCAACGACGCCGGCGCGACGCCGCTTCCGCCGATCGACATCGCCGCCGAGCAGCGCGGGCGCCGCGTCGACGGCAAGACGATCTCGACGCCGCTGCACGCCTCCGAACTGAATGAGGAAAAGCTCTACACGGCGCGCCCCACGGCCAGCGACACGGCGCAATTGCTGACGCAAGCGCCCGGCGTCGGCCTTTATGAAGCCGGCGGCGTCTCGCGGCTGCCGTCGCTGCGCGGCCTCGCCGACGATCGCATCAAGATATTGCTCGGCGGCGGCGAGGTCACATCGGCCTGCGCCAACCACATGAATCCGCCGCTCTCCTACATCGATCCCAACAATGTCGGAAAGATCGAGGTGCTGTCGGGCGTGACGCCCGTGAGCAAGGGGGGCGATTCCATCGCGGGAACCATCATCGTCGAGCCGAAAGCGCCGGTCTTCGCGGGACAACCCGTTTCGACGCCGCAGGGCCTCTCGCCGTGGAAAGGCGACAAGCTCATCGCATCGGGAACGATCTCGGCCTTCTGGCGCAGCACCAACAACGGCATCAGCATTTCCGGAACGGCCAACGCCGCGACCGATCATTTCAGCCTGCTCTACAATGGCGGCTATACGCGCGGCACCGATTATCACGCCGGCGGCAATGGCCCGAAGGTGCTGTCGACCGGCTTCATCTCCGAGAACCATTCGGCGACGCTGGCCTATCAGAACGATGGCCATCTCTTCACGCTGCAGGGCGGCTATCAGAACATCCCCTATCAGGGCTTCGTCAATCAGCGCATGGATATGACCGGAAACCGCGCGTTTTCGGTGAACGGCGGCTATAAGGGCGCGTTCGAGTGGGGCAAGCTCGAGGCCAACGCCTATTGGCGCCATGTCGCGCATGAGATGGGCTTCCTCTACGACAAGCAGCCCTCGGCGATGCCGATGAATACATCGGGAACAGATTACGGCTATTCGCTCCGGGCGGAGATTCCGCTCACGCCGACGGACCTGCTGCGCATCGGCAATGAATTCCACGGCAATCATCTCAACGACTGGTGGCCGCCCATCGCCGGCAGCATGATGATGGGTCCGAACACTTTTTGGAACATCAATGGCGGCCAGCGCGACCGCGTCGGAACCCATGCGGAATGGGAAGCGAAATGGACGCCGCAATGGTCGACGCTGCTCGGCGTGCGCAACGACGTCGTGTGGATGGATACGGGCGAAGCGCAGGCTTATGATTCGCGCGATCCCATCCCGGTGATGATGGGCATGATGATGATGGGGATGGCCAATCCGGACGCCGCCGCCGCCGCGCGATTCAACGCCCGCGACCACCGCCGCACCGACGTCAATTTCGATATGACCGCGATGGTGCGCTATCAGCCGGACGAAGAGAGCTCCTATGAGCTCGGCTATTCGCGCAAGACGCGCTCGCCCAATCTCTACGAGCGCTACGCCTTCGGCGTCGGCGGCATGGCGAGCAGCATGAACGGCTGGTTCGGCGACGCCAACGGCTATGTCGGCAATGTCGATCTGAAGCCGGAAGTCGCGCATACGGTGAGCTTCACCGCCGCCTGGCGCGATCCGGGGCAGGACTGGGAAGTGAAGGCGAGCCCCTATTTCAGCTATGTCGAGAACTTCATCGACGCCGACCGTATCGGCGGCTTCACCGATCTCAACGGCAGCTGGTTCCCGATCCTGCAATTCCGCAATCACAAGGCGGAGCTCTACGGCTTCGATCTCTCCGGCCGCGCCAAGGTCTACGAGGCGCTGGAGATCGGCCGCTTCGATCTTTCTGGCGTCATCGGCTATGTCTATGGCGAAAATCTCGACCGCGGCGATGGGCTCTATCACATCATGCCGCTCAACGCGCGCTTCACGCTGGAGCACCGGCTCGGCGGCTGGAGCAGCGCCGCCGAGGTGCAGGCCGTCGACAGCAAGACGCATGTGAGCGTCGCGCGACAAGAGTGGAAAACGCCGTCCTATACGCTCGTCAATCTGCGCTCTGGCTACGACTTCGGAACCGTGCGCTTCGATGTCGGGATCACCAATCTCGGAGACGTGCGCTATTTCTCGCCGCTCGGCGGCTTCAACTTCGCGCAATATATGAAGACGAGCGTGCCCGGCTCGGTTCCCGGCCCCGGCCGCACCTTCTACGCGGGCGTGACCGTGCGGTTCTGAGACCGTGGGCGCCCCGCCCTCCCCTGCACGGGAGCGGCGGGGCGCCCTCGCTTCGCGCTTCCCATTCGCGCGCGCGGCGCATAAATCTCCCGGGCATGAGCGACGACAAGCCCGACCTGCCCGACACGCTGGAAGAGGACGAGGACCTCGGCCCGGAGAGCGCGCCGGCCGAGCTCGAAAGCGAGGTCGACGACGCCGCCCCGGAGAGCGTCAAGCGCGGCGTCGCGGTCATCAAATCCTATTGGAAGAACGCGCCCAACGGCCCCGGCGTCTATCGCATGATCGCCGGCAACGGCGAGGTGCTCTATGTCGGCAAGGCCAAGAATGTCCGAAAGCGCATAGCGAGCTACACGCGCCTCGCCGGCCATGTGAACCGCATCGCGCGCATGATCTCGGCCACCGCCTCGATGATGTTCATCTCGGTCGACACCGAGACCGAGGCGCTGCTGCTCGAGACCAATCTCATCAAGCAGATGAAGCCGCGCTTCAATGTCTTGATGCGCGACGACAAGAGCTTTCCCTATATTCTGATCGCCCGCGACCATGCCGCGCCGCAGATCGCCAAGCATCGCGGCGCGCGGGCGCGCAAGGGCGATTATTTCGGCCCCTTCGCCAACGCCGGGGCCGTCGGGCGGGCGCTCAACGCGCTGCAGCGGGCGTTTCTGCTGCGCTCCTGCACCGATTCCTTCTACGAGAACCGCACGCGGCCGTGCCTGCTCTATCAGATCAAGCGCTGCGCCGGCCCCTGCACCGGCGAAATTTCGATCGACGATTATGCGGCGCTGGTGCAGGAGGCGCACGACTTCCTGACCGGCAAGAGTCGCTCCGTCCGCGAGAGCCTCGCCAAGGAGATGACCGAGGCGGCCGAGCGCCTCGAGTTCGAGCGCGCGGCGCGGCTGCGCGACCGCATCTCGGCGCTGTCGCTGATCCAGGGCACGCAAGGCGTCAATCCGCGCAGCGTCGAGGAGGCGGACGTCTTCGCCATCGCCAAGGAGGCGGGGCGCTTCTGCATCGAGGCCTTCTTCTTCCGCGCCTTTCAGAACTGGGGCGACCGCGCCTATTTTCCGCGGGCGGACCAGAGCCTCGGCGAGGAGGAGGTGCTCGGCTCCTTCGTGGCGCAATTCTATGGCGAGCATCCGCCCGCGCCGCTGGTCCTGCTCTCCCATGTGATCGAGGATCGCGACATTCTGGCCGAGGCGCTGACCGACAAGCTCGGCCGCAAGGTGGAGGTGGCGACGCCGCAGCGCGGCGAGAAGCGCGAGCTCGTCGACAACGCCCTGACCAACGCCAAGCAGACGCTGACGCGCAAGCTCACCGAGGATGCGAGCCAGGAGAAGCTCCTCGTCGCGCTCGGCGAGATGTTCGGCATGGCGACGCCGCCGCGACGCGTCGAGGTCTATGACAACTCGCATACCGGCGGGCAACAGGCGATCGGCGCCATGATCGTGGCCGGCCCGACGGGCTTCATGAAGACGCATTATCGCACCTTCAACATCAAGGGCGCGGAGATCACCCCCGGCGACGATTATGCGATGATGCGCGAGGTGCTGCGCCGCCGCTTCGCCCGCATCGCCAAGGATGACGAAAAAAAGGACGCCGAGAAGAAGGACGGCGAGACGGCGGCGGAGGAGGCGTCGGACGCCTTTCCCTCGAAGCCCGACCTCGTGCTGATCGACGGCGGCCGCGGCCAGTTCGACGCGGCGCGGGCGGTGGCGGCCGAGATCGGCCTCGAAGGCGTCGTCATCGCCTCCATCGCCAAGGGGGCGGACCGCAACGCCGGCCGCGAGACCTTCTTCGTCGAGGGGCGCGAGCCTTTCCGCTTGCCGCCCCATGATCCCGCTCTCTATTTCGTCCAGCGCCTGCGCGACGAGGCGCATCGCTTCGCCATCGGCACGCATCGCGCGCGGCGCAAGAAGGAGTTCGCCAAGAACCCGCTCGACGAGATCGCCGGCATAGGGCCGTCCCGCAAGCGGGCTCTGCTGCTCGCCTTCGGCACCGCCAAGGCCGTCGCCGGGGCGGCGCTCTGCGACCTCGAGAAGGCGCCGGGGATCAACAAGGCGACGGCGCGGCTGGTCTATGATCACTTTCAGCGTGGCGAATGAGCCCTGCGGCGCCTAAATTTCGCTCGGTCGAAAAGCGCGGTCGGGGCGGCTCGCGCGGAGCGAAGCCCGCGATTTTGCCGTGATTTCCCGATGACGGGCGATCCCGGCGAGGCGCCTCGAGGGGCGAGAGGAGCCGAGACGACGCAGTCTCGTCTATTGACAAGAGAGGCGCTCGCCATGTTCCCTCCCGGCATGACATCGACGGCCATCCCCCCGCCGCGCAGGCGGCACGCCTTCTCCCTGCCGAATATCCTCACTTATGGACGGCTGGTCGCGGTTCCGGTCGTCGCCGGGCTGCTGCAATGGCCCGACGAATTGTGGATGCGTTGGACGGCGCTCGGCGTCTTCACCGCCGCCGGCATCACCGATTTTCTGGACGGCTATCTCGCCCGCGTCTGGGCGCAGCAGTCCTCGCTCGGGGCCATGCTCGACCCGATCGCCGACAAGCTGCTGGTGGCGGCGACGCTGCTGATGGTGGTCGCCGATCAGACCATATCGGGCTGGAGCATCTGGGCGGCGATCATCATCCTGTGCCGCGAGATTCTGGTCTCGGGCCTGCGCGAATATCTCGGGCAGCTCAAGGTGCCGATGCCGGTGAGCGCCATCGCCAAATGGAAGACGACCTTGCAGCTCATCGCGCTCGGCTTCCTCATCGCGGGGCGGGCGGGCGAGATCGTGCTGCCCGGGACCGTGAACATCGGCTGCGGGCTGCTCTGGGTGGCCGCGCTGCTGACGCTCTACACCGGCTTCGACTATATGCAGGCCGGCTGGGCGCATTTCGGGGACGAGTGATGAAGGCGCTCTATTTCGCCTGGGTGCGCGAGCGTGTCGGCCGCGCGGAGGAGGAGATCTCCCCTCCCCCGGAGGTCGGCACGGTCGGCGAGCTGATCGACTGGCTGAAGTCGCGCGACGAGACCTACGCCCACGCCTTCGAGAACGCCGCCGTCATCCGCGCGGCGATCGACAAGGCGCACGCTCGCCATGACGCGGCGATCGCGGGCGCGCGGGAGATCGCGTTCTTTCCGCCGATGACGGGAGGCTAGAGCGAGTAGCGAATAATCTGTTCGCCACTCGCTATTCGCTCGGTCCGCTCATGACCCCCACACTGCGCATTCAATCCACCCCTTTCGATCCGGCCCATGAAGCCGCGCTGATCGAGAACGGCCGCCGCGACATCGGCGCGATCGTCTCCTTCACCGGCCTCTGCCGAGACGAGGACGCGACGCTCGCGGCGCTGGAGCTCGAGCATTATGCGGGAATGGCCGAGGCGGAGATGGCCCGCGTCGCCGAAGAGGCGCTGACACGCTGGCCGCTGCAAGCGCTGACCATCATTCATCGCCATGGCCGCATTCTGCCCGGAGAGCGAATCGTTCTGGTGATCGCCGCCGCCCGTCACCGCGGCGAAGCCTTCGCCGCGGCCGAGTTCCTAATGGACTATCTCAAGACCAGGGCGCCCTTCTGGAAGAAGGAGCATCGCGCCGACGGCTCGGTCGGCGACTGGGTCGAGGCAAAGGCGAAGGACGACGCGGCGGCGGAGAGATGGGGATAAACGATAAAGGCGGCCCGCAGGCCGCCTTTTCTCACTGCGTGAACGCCAGGGCGCCGTCCGGCAAATCCTGATCGACGCCTTTGTAGCGACTGGCGCGCTGGCCCATCATCGCCTCGAAGGCCTCATGCACCTCGCCGACAGATTTCGGCTGCATCTTCTTGCCCTTGCGAGCATAAAAAATGGGCTTGTTGGCGCGCGCGGGCTTCGGCAGCAGCGCGGCCGCCGGCGTATGCGGCGCCTCCTCGACCTTCTGCATGAAGCGGGCGGCGTCGTCCGGGCCGAGGAAGTGGATGAGATAAGTCTCGCCCGCGGTCAGCGGCCGGCCGATGCGCTCGGCGATCTTGTCGCCGTCATATTTCAGCATCTCGGCGGCGAGGGCGGCGGAGAGATAAGGGTCGTTGCGCATGGCCAGGATCGCGGCGCGTCTCTGCGGCGCGACGCGCAGGTCGCCGCCCTTCACCTCGATCGCTTCGGCCGCCTCCTGCTGGCCATGGCGCCAGCCGAACATGCGCACGGCCTTGAGCCAGGTCGAATCGATGAACTGGAACAGCCCGCTCGCCGAGGAGGTGCTGGCCTTCGCCTTGGGCGAGAAGCTCGATTCCTTATCGGCGATGGCCATCAGCAGCGCCGGGTCGGAGCCCGTCGACTTGGCGGCGTCGACGACATGCTCGACGATGGCGCGCGCGACGCGCACCGGGCCGAATTGCAGCACGCCCGAATTCTCGGCCCTGTGGGTGGACGACCAGGCGCGCACCGCGTCGCTCGCGGAGAAGTCGGCGTCGAGCGGCGTGTCGTCCTTGACGATATTCACCGGCGTCGATGATGCGCTGCGACGCGCGGCGTCACGGCCGGAGCGCGACGCCGCCGCGGTCTTTCCGGTCGGCGCGACCTCGGGCGCCGACAGGAGAATGGCCGCCAGCGCGCATGTCGAGGCCGCAGCGACAACCAAAGCGCGAAGGAGCATGGGGACCGAGCGGCCCGCGCCGAGAACCGGACCGTCCGCGGCGCGGGCGGTGAGAACTCGAATAAAGCGCGGCTGCTTCGGCGCAGACGCTTCCCGGCCGCGAACGGCGGGCGCAATCGCCTCGTAAGTCACTCTGTTTCGTTCCTCTCCTGTTGTCGGGACAGGAACGAAAGCTAGCAGCGCCCAAGGGCGAAAAATCGGCCGCGTGCGTCATGCGTACGTCACAATCCGTACGTGTGCCGCTGGACGCCGAATCCTTAAAATGCAAGGTTTTTTCTACGTACGTGTGTAGAGCGACGCTCGCGCCGCCACAATCACGCCCCGGCTCGGCGCGGCGAAGGCCGCGCCGGCGAATCAGAAGCTCATGCTCGCGATCTTGGCGAACATGCTGCGCAGCAATTGGAAATCGGCGCTCGCCGAAGGAGTCGTGCGGGTGAGGAAGTCGACCACCTTGCCGTCCTGCAGCCCATAGTCGGCCGTGCGCTGCACATTCTTGGATTTGTCGAAATAGACGGCGAGAATGTGCTGGTCGGCCACCTCTTGCGGCATGAAGGCGAGCTGGCGCTCGAGGCGCTGGCTCACATAATACCAAGCGTCGCCGCCGACGGTGGAGGTCGTCGAGGGCGTGCCGAGCAGCGCCAGCACCTGCGGCGCCGGCATGCCGACCTTGACCTGAGCGAC
The sequence above is a segment of the Methylosinus trichosporium OB3b genome. Coding sequences within it:
- a CDS encoding RNA polymerase sigma factor gives rise to the protein MSEAKFFSIRELFARSHRDLLRLLVRRVGPSDAPDLLQETFLRVMHREAETIVDPSAYLRRTAVNLAMDFSRRRRLETKLFVPEDSAPETPAPEISVEQSLEAGHRAELLAQAIATLPPKCREVFVMRMHEELPQDEIARRLGISRNMVDRHLRIAIRRCRQAVS
- a CDS encoding Hsp20 family protein — translated: MRHFDLSPLYRSTVGFDRLFSLLDQAGTQDAAASAYPPYNIERTSENEYRVTLAVAGFAREDLSIETRESTLTIKGAKEHPEPAGVKREVLHQGIAARAFERRFQLADHMVVTGASLANGLLHVDLLRQIPEAQKPRRIEIGGGVPTQTVEARAA
- the uvrC gene encoding excinuclease ABC subunit UvrC, with the translated sequence MSDDKPDLPDTLEEDEDLGPESAPAELESEVDDAAPESVKRGVAVIKSYWKNAPNGPGVYRMIAGNGEVLYVGKAKNVRKRIASYTRLAGHVNRIARMISATASMMFISVDTETEALLLETNLIKQMKPRFNVLMRDDKSFPYILIARDHAAPQIAKHRGARARKGDYFGPFANAGAVGRALNALQRAFLLRSCTDSFYENRTRPCLLYQIKRCAGPCTGEISIDDYAALVQEAHDFLTGKSRSVRESLAKEMTEAAERLEFERAARLRDRISALSLIQGTQGVNPRSVEEADVFAIAKEAGRFCIEAFFFRAFQNWGDRAYFPRADQSLGEEEVLGSFVAQFYGEHPPAPLVLLSHVIEDRDILAEALTDKLGRKVEVATPQRGEKRELVDNALTNAKQTLTRKLTEDASQEKLLVALGEMFGMATPPRRVEVYDNSHTGGQQAIGAMIVAGPTGFMKTHYRTFNIKGAEITPGDDYAMMREVLRRRFARIAKDDEKKDAEKKDGETAAEEASDAFPSKPDLVLIDGGRGQFDAARAVAAEIGLEGVVIASIAKGADRNAGRETFFVEGREPFRLPPHDPALYFVQRLRDEAHRFAIGTHRARRKKEFAKNPLDEIAGIGPSRKRALLLAFGTAKAVAGAALCDLEKAPGINKATARLVYDHFQRGE
- a CDS encoding FecR family protein; translated protein: MNEDDEKNDEPDAHDAATAWWVRRDAAPLSREEERAFAAWLAADAANASAYDEIVALCGEVRALRPRAAASRAPRRRRIVAAAALAASLAGVAAFDQLALVLRADARTGVGETRVIRLDDGSRVTLAGRSAVAFHYSERRRALTLLEGEAFFEAAPDAARPFVVSAAGASVTALGTAFDVALGAAGAQVSVAEHAVSVESGGRAVRVEEGRQTAFAEGAPASAPSPTPVDDLTAWRRGRLIFVDRPLGEVVDILARYHRGYVVIAGDALRRLRVTGVFDAKDPIGALRAIEASLDLDAVHLTDYLVLLRR
- a CDS encoding MarC family protein, yielding MDTDYLVSAFVTLLVVVEPLGLAPVFVSATSGLDAATQRAIAFRASVYALAILAGSALVGQRLLAAMGISLPAFRIAGGLLLFSIGSEMVFGVRLQRDSRAAEKALAEHVHNIAAYPLAIPLMAGPGAITATVLLAGDAHGNVALLASLIGVVAAIMAICVIFCLIAGRVAQFFGTAANLVLTRLLGVLLAALAVQFVADGAGALLAK
- a CDS encoding TonB-dependent receptor domain-containing protein, coding for MARRNSRPEYGGMGATALATALSAFFFGADAPAAAHVAIPADEMAAAVKSYEIPAGSVTAALNHLADSNGAQLVYKARLTRDLATKGVIGHYTLEEALDRLLAGTGLRYRLDRKGASVAIVLAQNDTIVNDAGATPLPPIDIAAEQRGRRVDGKTISTPLHASELNEEKLYTARPTASDTAQLLTQAPGVGLYEAGGVSRLPSLRGLADDRIKILLGGGEVTSACANHMNPPLSYIDPNNVGKIEVLSGVTPVSKGGDSIAGTIIVEPKAPVFAGQPVSTPQGLSPWKGDKLIASGTISAFWRSTNNGISISGTANAATDHFSLLYNGGYTRGTDYHAGGNGPKVLSTGFISENHSATLAYQNDGHLFTLQGGYQNIPYQGFVNQRMDMTGNRAFSVNGGYKGAFEWGKLEANAYWRHVAHEMGFLYDKQPSAMPMNTSGTDYGYSLRAEIPLTPTDLLRIGNEFHGNHLNDWWPPIAGSMMMGPNTFWNINGGQRDRVGTHAEWEAKWTPQWSTLLGVRNDVVWMDTGEAQAYDSRDPIPVMMGMMMMGMANPDAAAAARFNARDHRRTDVNFDMTAMVRYQPDEESSYELGYSRKTRSPNLYERYAFGVGGMASSMNGWFGDANGYVGNVDLKPEVAHTVSFTAAWRDPGQDWEVKASPYFSYVENFIDADRIGGFTDLNGSWFPILQFRNHKAELYGFDLSGRAKVYEALEIGRFDLSGVIGYVYGENLDRGDGLYHIMPLNARFTLEHRLGGWSSAAEVQAVDSKTHVSVARQEWKTPSYTLVNLRSGYDFGTVRFDVGITNLGDVRYFSPLGGFNFAQYMKTSVPGSVPGPGRTFYAGVTVRF